In a genomic window of Magnolia sinica isolate HGM2019 chromosome 14, MsV1, whole genome shotgun sequence:
- the LOC131224726 gene encoding receptor-like protein EIX2 — MSFLDLSMASDHWVHVMNESPSLVELHLSNCGLSYISPTLPSVNFTSLCVLDLYGNEFNSRIPNWIANISSLVSLDLSYNNFHGEVPYQFSQLPNLEELGFGGDVDKLSANCSQLLEGSWSRIKLLALSFSHLYGGIPKSIGNITSLVHLSLSSKENTTGSIPRAITKLINLESLSLIRYDMHAVIPDWLDELKNLKNIVLSDCMLTGPIPASLGELSSLEELDLSMNQLNGNIPAALGGLSSLQRLSLSQNQLNGNIPATLLGGLSSLEKLDLSGNQLNGRIPTTSGQLSNLAWLDLSYNSLIGNMSESHFENLKKLKFLFLSSNSLVFHPNLDWTPPFQLYLMRLGSTHLGPQFPPWLQTQKYLGELDLSNTAISGIIPTWFWDLTPQLLSLNLSNNEISGQLPNPLKLQPQAYIDLSSNHFSDPIPCILDGARILDLSNNQFSRPIPPDFASTMHNLEFFYAKGNQISGIIPSIEGMNSLVVLDLSQNNISGIIPLRLGNCVALEALDLSKNRLSGGIPRSLGQLRRLRTMHLSNNTLSGQVPSSLKKCTSLETLDLGYNNFSGHIPTWIGKSYRALRILSLRSNMFTGNIPPQLLNLTSLQVLDLGQNCLSGSIPRSIENLMAMKYEQKTNLILTYGEMTISYYKENLLVSVKGLMLEYTRTISLVTCIDLSNNNLSGEIPQGLTSLLGLRVLNLSQNHLTRKIPDKIGKLALLESLDFSKNQLSGAIPLSMSNLTYLSYLNLSYNNLSGRIPSGNQLQTLENPFIYIGNNRLCGPPLPNKCDSDETSPGPMPIGGDVEKDEENEMLWFYSSIAPGFAVGFLAFFGILVLKKSWRIAYFRFFDKMKDRLFCNCCFTAC, encoded by the coding sequence ATGTCTTTTCTTGACCTTTCCATGGCAAGCGATCATTGGGTGCATGTAATGAACGAGTCTCCTTCCCTTGTTGAGCTGCACCTATCAAACTGTGGTCTCTCATATATTTCTCCAACTCTTCCTTCTGTTAATTTCACATCTCTCTGCGTCCTTGATCTCTACGGGAATGAATTCAACTCTAGAATTCCGAACTGGATAGCTAACATTAGTAGTCTCGTTTCCTTGGATCTCTCATATAACAACTTTCATGGTGAGGTTCCCTATCAATTTTCACAACTCCCAAACTTGGAAGAGTTGGGGTTCGGAGGAGATGTTGATAAACTCAGTGCTAACTGTTCACAACTCCTTGAAGGCAGCTGGAGTAGGATCAAGCTACTTGCTCTGTCTTTCAGTCATCTGTATGGAGGAATCCCCAAGTCTATTGGAAATATTACCTCACTTGTACATCTCTCTCTGTCTTCCAAAGAAAACACAACAGGTAGCATTCCAAGAGCCATAACTAAGCTTATCAATTTAGAGAGCCTGTCATTGATCAGATACGATATGCATGCGGTCATTCCGGATTGGTTAGATGAGCTCAAAAATCTAAAGAACATTGTTCTCTCCGATTGCATGTTGACAGGTCCAATCCCTGCATCTCTTGGAGAATTGTCTTCCTTAGAAGAATTAGATCTTTCAATgaatcagttgaatgggaatATCCCTGCAGCTCTTGGAGGATTGTCCTCCTTACAAAGATTATCTCTCAGTCAGAATCAGCTGAATGGGAATATCCCTGCAACTCttcttggaggattgtcttcaTTGGAAAAATTAGATCTCTCAgggaatcagttgaatgggagAATCCCAACAACATCAGGACAGCTTTCTAACTTGGCTTGGCTTGACCTCTCTTACAACTCCTTGATAGGAAACATGTCTGAAAGTCATTTTGAAAACCTCAAAAAGTTGaagtttttatttttgtcttcCAATTCTTTGGTTTTTCATCCAAACCTTGATTGGACCCCTCCATTTCAGCTTTATCTCATGAGGCTAGGATCAACTCATTTAGGTCCTCAATTTCCCCCCTGGCTACAAACACAAAAATACCTAGGTGAGTTGGATCTCTCTAACACAGCCATCTCTGGCATCATCCCCACCTGGTTTTGGGATTTAACGCCCCAACTTCTTTCACTGAACCTTTCAAATAACGAGATTTCTGGCCAATTGCCCAACCCTTTAAAACTGCAGCCTCAGGCCTACATTGATTTGAGTTCGAATCATTTCAGTGATCCCATACCTTGCATATTGGATGGAGCTAGAATACTTGATCTCTCCAACAATCAATTTTCTAGGCCAATCCCACCAGATTTCGCATCCACAATGCACAATTTAGAATTCTTTTATGCCAAAGGTAACCAAATCAGTGGCATAATTCCTTCCATTGAAGGAATGAATTCTTTGGTTGTCCTTGATCTTTCCCAAAACAATATAAGTGGTATCATTCCGTTGAGATTGGGAAATTGTGTAGCACTTGAGGCACTTGATTTGAGCAAGAACAGGTTATCGGGAGGAATACCCAGGTCGTTGGGTCAATTACGTCGACTCCGAACAATGCACTTGAGCAACAATACCCTATCGGGACAAGTCCCTTCATCTTTGAAGAAATGTACCAGTTTGGAGACTCTCGACCTTGGATACAACAATTTCTCAGGTCATATTCCCACTTGGATTGGCAAAAGTTATCGAGCTTTAAGAATTCTGAGTTTACGATCCAATATGTTTACTGGCAACATCCCACCACAATTATTGAACCTAACTTCTCTTCAGGTCCTTGATTTGGGACAAAATTGTTTATCTGGTTCAATTCCTCGGAGTATTGAAAATCTCATGGCCATGAAATATGAGCAGAAGACGAACCTCATTCTTACATATGGAGAGATGACAATATCATATTACAAGGAAAACTTGTTGGTGTCAGTGAAGGGGCTAATGCTTGAATACACAAGAACAATTTCATTGGTTACATGCATAGACCTTTCAAACAATAACTTATCTGGAGAGATCCCTCAAGGACTCACTAGTCTTTTGGGATTGCGTGTTTTAAACTTATCTCAAAACCATTTGACCAGAAAGATCCCAGACAAGATTGGTAAATTGGCACTGTTGGAGTCTcttgatttctcaaaaaatcagctttcaGGTGCAATTCCTTTGAGTATGTCAAATTTAACTTATCTAAGTTACTTGAACTTGTCATATAACAACTTGTCGGGGAGAATTCCATCTGGAAATCAGCTCCAGACACTTGAAAATCCATTTATTTATATCGGCAACAACAGACTCTGTGGACCTCCTCTTCCAAATAAGTGTGATAGTGATGAGACATCTCCAGGTCCAATGCCTATTGGTGGTGATGTAGAAAAAGATGAAGAGAATGAAATGCTTTGGTTTTACTCGTCGATAGCACCAGGATTTGCCGTGGGGTTTTTGGCCTTCTTTGGCATTTTAGTGCTCAAGAAGTCTTGGAGGATTGCCTATTTCCGCTTCTTTGATAAAATGAAAGATAGACTATTTTGCAATTGTTGCTTTACAGCATGTTAG